The Methanococcus voltae genome has a window encoding:
- a CDS encoding TIGR00296 family protein, giving the protein MKLSLEEGTFAVHETRQILKNYLNGTDYSISNAPKIFSETRGVFISLYTQSDNNLRGCIGIPEPVMPLKDALKEAAISAAVHDPRFTPITRDELKKIDIEVSILTHPQLLDVENPMDYIKKMSIGKHGLIIEFGTYRGLLLPQIAKEYNWSKKQYLSNLCTKAGMHPTAWLEYDVNIYSFEAQVFRELKPEGMVTERLDFRGCGLDKKL; this is encoded by the coding sequence TTGAAGCTATCTCTTGAAGAAGGTACTTTTGCAGTACATGAAACAAGGCAAATTTTGAAGAATTATTTAAACGGTACGGATTACTCTATATCTAATGCTCCGAAAATATTTAGTGAGACTAGAGGGGTTTTTATATCTTTATACACTCAGTCCGACAATAACTTGCGAGGATGTATTGGAATACCAGAACCTGTTATGCCCCTTAAAGATGCCTTAAAGGAAGCTGCAATTAGTGCTGCAGTCCACGACCCACGTTTTACACCCATAACACGTGATGAATTAAAGAAAATAGATATAGAAGTTAGTATATTGACACATCCTCAACTTTTGGACGTCGAAAACCCAATGGACTATATAAAAAAAATGAGCATAGGTAAACACGGTTTGATTATTGAGTTTGGTACATATCGAGGGTTATTACTACCCCAAATTGCAAAAGAATATAATTGGAGTAAAAAGCAGTATCTTTCGAATTTGTGTACTAAAGCAGGTATGCACCCCACTGCATGGTTAGAATATGATGTCAACATCTATTCATTTGAAGCACAGGTTTTTAGGGAATTAAAACCTGAAGGTATGGTTACGGAACGTTTAGATTTTAGGGGCTGTGGGTTAGATAAGAAATTATAA
- the cca gene encoding CCA tRNA nucleotidyltransferase: MQKIQSILNEVLKDVKPCEDEKTHLTTFSKKVIDTINKMKEYPILNVVRVGSTARGTNLKNDHDIDIFLKFEKNTDREELKEIGLNFGMELVKKLNGKYWIKYAEHPYITAKIDKFSLDLVPCYDIQWGEKLISSVDRTPLHNEFLLNAYKRYEACSSNAITDDVIILKRFLKGIGLYGSDLKTAGFSGYLCELLIYYYGGFINLLDSARMWKAGKKILLTDILEIYNIKSPEWNTEYLKNPNIYFNEHYANISLINLNNLDENNSNIIKLKEYKFLDNKDYKNQPLIVYDPSDLDRNVAAALSTENFYKFVLYSRKFLENPNIEYFYDYDKKVLNNINDREKGYELCLKIPRNPEIVDDIIYPQMDRLQKSISHIFEDNDFTIVRFSNHANESFCYISWEFLISEMPDVMCKMGPPIYSPKGVDNFIAHNPKYFVKEDRLYAYCPRKYKSVDELLYNIVEGNLRKIITYPKYVNPEEGEILKDKYIERI; encoded by the coding sequence ATGCAAAAAATACAAAGTATCTTAAATGAAGTTTTAAAGGATGTTAAACCCTGCGAAGATGAAAAGACTCATTTAACTACTTTTTCAAAAAAGGTCATTGATACAATAAATAAAATGAAAGAATACCCTATTTTAAATGTTGTACGGGTGGGTTCGACTGCTAGGGGTACCAATCTAAAAAATGACCACGATATCGATATTTTTTTAAAATTTGAGAAAAATACTGATAGAGAAGAATTAAAGGAAATCGGTTTAAATTTTGGAATGGAACTTGTAAAAAAATTAAATGGAAAATATTGGATAAAATACGCAGAACATCCTTATATCACTGCAAAAATTGATAAATTTTCATTAGACCTCGTACCTTGCTATGATATCCAATGGGGCGAAAAACTTATATCTTCAGTTGATAGGACGCCATTACATAACGAATTTTTGTTGAATGCCTATAAAAGATATGAAGCTTGCTCTAGCAATGCAATAACTGACGATGTAATAATCTTAAAAAGGTTTTTAAAGGGCATAGGACTTTATGGTTCTGATTTAAAAACTGCTGGCTTTTCAGGTTACCTATGTGAATTATTGATTTATTATTATGGTGGCTTTATAAATCTATTGGATTCCGCTAGAATGTGGAAAGCAGGTAAGAAAATACTTTTAACGGATATTTTGGAGATATACAACATAAAAAGCCCAGAATGGAATACAGAATATTTAAAAAATCCAAATATTTATTTCAATGAACATTACGCCAATATAAGTTTAATAAATTTAAATAATTTAGATGAAAATAATTCCAACATCATAAAATTAAAAGAATACAAATTTTTGGATAATAAAGATTATAAAAATCAACCATTAATTGTTTATGATCCATCGGATTTAGATAGAAACGTAGCAGCCGCATTAAGTACTGAAAATTTCTATAAATTTGTACTTTACTCTAGAAAATTTTTAGAAAATCCAAATATCGAATATTTCTATGATTATGATAAAAAAGTGCTAAATAACATAAATGATAGGGAAAAAGGTTATGAATTATGCTTAAAAATACCTAGAAATCCTGAAATAGTGGACGATATCATATATCCGCAAATGGATAGGCTACAAAAGAGTATTTCTCACATATTTGAGGACAATGACTTTACCATTGTAAGATTTTCAAACCATGCAAATGAAAGTTTCTGTTATATATCTTGGGAATTCTTAATTTCCGAAATGCCTGACGTAATGTGTAAAATGGGACCTCCTATTTACTCACCCAAAGGTGTTGATAATTTTATAGCACATAATCCAAAATATTTCGTGAAAGAAGATAGATTATACGCATATTGCCCAAGAAAGTACAAATCGGTTGATGAATTATTGTACAATATCGTAGAAGGTAACTTACGAAAAATAATAACTTATCCTAAGTACGTAAATCCCGAAGAAGGGGAAATTTTAAAGGATAAGTATATCGAAAGAATTTAA
- a CDS encoding DUF530 family protein: MDSSTLILECNEFLDSLADLNLKVYCTVYDNLSILNDDNPLNKFDNVEFDNLKDENDTDVENTIDNKDNKDNKDNKNNKNNTEYKPNKFENFDKYSIYSNEKQLLNDLEKNLVILEDYREKMELKGFDTPYIGVGRLNGGEEDDIYDILNYSSYLRRVVDEKKGSLERVKYAIVSHKIAIGNLQDSGNLDLICNLPYDGSYKEFLLQLPHYVVKTYKKFLTILNSEGKSTLSSTTLSIVIKENGRRKFKRIKVEEEDYEKYIRDTYGDAIITSIKKNYTKSKLLNDQYVKKILALSYLHTYQSLIGDKILKNISKMLNMSELSLISQYKQICQNYERADCDGGIIDVRQINELKFKKLQLISKLEDCGLYKDGKPLKCLEKSLEVENAIFEDACLNVPLSYLSNDLLKYYLNNTADERTRSNLFPSILVTPSKSQLAWLRLKNDHKKVLNYKLILEKEFPKYDLPIKLTGGILLYLAYDWDLVENYGYSKSEIESVLKIICNLEDITKKLDCEPFDIAKLKEYNNIKKKKTKKFLNALGKI, translated from the coding sequence ATGGATAGCAGTACATTAATCTTAGAATGTAATGAATTTTTAGATAGCTTGGCGGATTTAAATTTAAAGGTATATTGTACTGTATACGATAATTTAAGTATTTTAAATGATGATAATCCACTTAATAAATTTGATAATGTAGAATTTGATAATTTAAAAGATGAAAATGACACAGATGTAGAAAATACCATAGATAATAAAGATAATAAAGATAATAAAGATAATAAAAACAATAAAAACAATACCGAATATAAACCCAATAAATTTGAAAATTTTGATAAATATAGTATTTATTCAAATGAAAAGCAACTTTTAAATGATTTAGAAAAAAACTTGGTAATTTTAGAAGATTATAGGGAAAAAATGGAGTTAAAAGGTTTTGATACTCCATATATAGGTGTTGGTAGACTAAACGGTGGTGAAGAAGACGATATATACGATATATTGAATTATTCATCTTATTTAAGACGCGTAGTCGATGAAAAAAAGGGCTCGCTCGAACGTGTTAAGTATGCCATAGTTTCCCATAAAATAGCAATCGGTAACTTACAGGACTCCGGAAATTTAGATTTAATATGTAATTTACCCTACGATGGCTCTTACAAAGAATTTTTATTACAATTGCCTCATTACGTAGTCAAAACTTACAAAAAATTCCTAACAATCTTAAATTCGGAAGGTAAATCTACTTTAAGCTCTACAACATTATCTATTGTTATAAAGGAAAATGGACGGAGAAAATTTAAGCGTATTAAAGTCGAAGAAGAAGATTATGAAAAATATATTCGGGATACGTATGGAGACGCGATAATAACCTCTATAAAAAAGAATTATACAAAAAGTAAGCTTTTAAACGACCAATACGTTAAAAAAATTCTAGCTTTATCTTATCTGCACACTTACCAGTCACTAATTGGGGATAAAATATTAAAAAACATTTCAAAAATGTTAAACATGAGCGAATTATCCTTAATAAGTCAGTACAAGCAAATTTGTCAAAATTATGAGCGTGCCGACTGTGACGGTGGTATCATAGATGTTAGGCAAATAAATGAGTTAAAATTTAAAAAATTACAATTAATTTCTAAATTGGAAGATTGCGGATTATATAAGGACGGAAAACCTTTAAAATGTCTCGAAAAATCTCTTGAAGTTGAGAATGCCATATTTGAAGACGCCTGTTTAAATGTTCCACTATCTTATTTATCAAATGATTTATTGAAATATTACTTAAATAACACGGCAGATGAAAGGACACGTTCAAATTTATTCCCTTCGATATTGGTAACCCCCTCAAAATCTCAATTAGCATGGTTAAGGCTCAAAAATGACCATAAAAAAGTTTTAAACTACAAACTAATATTGGAAAAGGAATTCCCAAAGTATGATTTACCGATAAAATTAACTGGTGGTATTTTATTGTATTTGGCTTACGATTGGGATCTTGTAGAAAACTATGGTTACTCTAAATCTGAAATAGAATCAGTCTTAAAAATTATTTGCAATCTTGAAGATATAACTAAAAAATTAGACTGTGAGCCTTTCGATATTGCAAAATTAAAAGAATACAATAACATTAAGAAAAAGAAGACTAAAAAATTCTTAAACGCATTGGGGAAAATCTAA
- a CDS encoding NOG1 family protein, which translates to MARKRRVEANPFKEMPSILYPDELMDKAYLRAEKLAGELRTTTRGLSTPKSRIIEDNKIRVISSVLSDNLIKIVEKTPSVDNLQPFYREILEIMVGSDEFKKSLAAIQWASDIIKRLGVQYSRRAKKAKSPQDASFYRKQFVGRVSSIIKQIYPNLAFLGVAQNKLKNIPTVKDLPSIVIAGYPNVGKSTLLRTLTGAEPEVNTYPFTTKGLNIGYTEEGIQVVDTPGVLDRPIYERNDIELHAVIAINYLSDALIYVIDPTEHCGFTVDAQMSLLKEVEKTFSVPVIVAMTKSDLENVDMDEDKIARIEDMEKELEDFNVVKVSSINKEGIESLKFEILETIDKIGLSELIEQ; encoded by the coding sequence AATTAGCTGGGGAATTAAGGACTACAACTAGAGGATTAAGTACCCCTAAATCAAGAATTATTGAAGATAACAAAATTAGGGTTATTTCATCAGTTTTATCAGATAATTTAATAAAAATTGTTGAAAAAACGCCATCAGTTGACAATTTACAGCCATTTTATAGGGAAATATTGGAAATTATGGTGGGAAGTGACGAATTTAAAAAATCACTTGCTGCAATTCAATGGGCTTCAGATATAATCAAAAGATTAGGTGTACAATATTCAAGAAGAGCTAAAAAAGCTAAATCTCCACAGGATGCTTCATTCTACAGGAAACAGTTTGTAGGTAGAGTTTCTTCAATTATAAAACAGATTTACCCTAATTTGGCATTTTTAGGTGTTGCACAAAACAAATTAAAGAATATACCAACAGTTAAGGATTTACCTTCAATAGTTATTGCAGGATACCCTAACGTAGGTAAATCTACATTATTAAGAACCCTTACAGGCGCAGAACCAGAAGTAAACACTTACCCATTTACTACAAAAGGTTTAAACATCGGATATACTGAAGAAGGAATCCAGGTTGTTGATACACCAGGTGTTTTGGATAGACCTATCTATGAAAGAAACGATATTGAGCTTCACGCGGTTATTGCGATAAACTACTTGTCTGATGCTTTAATTTACGTTATAGACCCTACTGAACATTGCGGTTTTACAGTTGACGCACAGATGAGCTTACTCAAGGAAGTAGAAAAGACTTTTAGCGTTCCGGTAATTGTTGCTATGACAAAATCCGATTTAGAAAATGTGGATATGGATGAAGACAAAATCGCAAGAATTGAAGATATGGAAAAAGAATTAGAAGACTTTAACGTTGTTAAGGTTTCATCCATCAATAAAGAAGGTATAGAATCTTTAAAATTCGAAATTCTTGAAACAATTGATAAAATAGGATTATCTGAATTAATAGAACAATAA